The following proteins are encoded in a genomic region of Thiomonas sp. X19:
- the mobC gene encoding helix-turn-helix transcriptional regulator, producing MPIITDPKIRAARAEEKRTAILRFLRDELYTSPQVIAELLGVEARASRATVSTLERAGLVKRHPIALGDGLATFWVVGITSRGQSMAFDPASEDPIERHFEPARFSLVTLKHTLAVQRARIQAVHSGKVKQWISGDRLAATKAGVKKPDAVLLTATGHRVAVEIERSVKSPKAYRNVLAGHLTAMHQGKWGRVIWSSPDEVTRDRVQRLILGVRRVQIAGIDTKIDPAKHHANLAFTVYKTFTESLS from the coding sequence ATGCCCATCATCACCGACCCCAAAATCCGCGCCGCGCGCGCAGAAGAAAAGCGCACCGCGATTCTCCGTTTTTTGCGCGATGAGTTGTACACATCGCCGCAGGTGATCGCCGAACTTTTGGGCGTGGAAGCGCGGGCTTCGCGCGCCACTGTCTCCACCTTGGAACGCGCCGGGCTGGTCAAGCGGCACCCGATTGCGCTGGGCGATGGCCTGGCGACGTTCTGGGTTGTGGGCATCACGTCGCGCGGCCAGTCCATGGCGTTCGACCCGGCGAGCGAAGACCCGATCGAGCGTCATTTCGAGCCCGCCCGATTCAGCCTCGTGACACTCAAACACACGCTGGCTGTGCAGCGTGCGCGTATACAAGCTGTACACAGCGGCAAGGTCAAGCAGTGGATTTCAGGCGACCGTCTGGCGGCAACGAAAGCCGGGGTCAAGAAGCCCGACGCCGTGCTCCTGACGGCCACCGGCCATCGTGTTGCCGTGGAGATCGAGCGCAGCGTCAAGAGCCCGAAAGCCTACCGCAACGTGCTGGCCGGCCACCTGACGGCCATGCATCAAGGCAAGTGGGGCCGCGTGATCTGGAGCTCGCCCGACGAGGTCACACGCGACCGCGTGCAGCGCCTGATCCTTGGCGTCAGGCGCGTGCAGATTGCGGGCATCGACACCAAGATCGACCCCGCCAAACATCACGCGAATCTCGCCTTCACTGTGTACAAAACGTTTACAGAATCGCTTTCTTAA
- a CDS encoding type IV secretory system conjugative DNA transfer family protein, whose product MLKFFRALKVFGLIAGASFAIDILLSLFNHGRLGIAVMMAGAALAAIFWWRVMTSAPGDVRSGIRDVEEDAAYLKGLALGFDPEQYINLKKGVFIGLDGKRKPIYLPRQTLDKNHLEILGESGVGKSSLAGVLLSQLAASGEAVVVFDPKPDEMLPGVLARMGEKHGFPVLVIDLRHTASFPQINPFHSCRPDQVEELLQVALELGKTGDAGVDFYRGGDREATSWIAEAVAADPARSMQDIITAAGADELVTEKENLWRELRQLGRVKAFATREQGIDLAALLEEDGGVVLYVMGSTTKLEVAAAQKLLLQRLLQVLEDRRDKSKPVCLFLDELKYLLSPAALRAAGTIRDRNSHLMFAHQSLGDLDDCPGLSPKAVRGAIWGNSGIKFAYKMLDSATALELSRLAGAQRADVQTMSSSQNDNGGSTNTSWTHASREFMPPHVFSHLPKPVGDQASVGVVFGLGTAFFLSTRWLQAGQTPEPLRVEKPAAPTVSLDAESHQEEPEAQAEQVGADSLDDLLK is encoded by the coding sequence ATGCTTAAATTTTTCCGCGCGCTCAAAGTCTTCGGGCTTATTGCCGGCGCGAGTTTCGCGATAGACATTCTGCTTTCTCTTTTCAATCATGGGCGGCTGGGCATCGCGGTCATGATGGCCGGCGCGGCCCTGGCCGCCATTTTTTGGTGGAGGGTCATGACCTCGGCGCCAGGAGATGTGCGGTCAGGCATCCGGGACGTGGAAGAAGATGCGGCCTATTTGAAAGGCCTGGCCCTGGGCTTCGACCCCGAGCAATACATCAACTTGAAAAAGGGGGTCTTCATTGGCCTGGATGGCAAACGCAAGCCCATCTATTTGCCACGCCAGACGCTCGACAAAAACCATTTGGAAATCTTGGGAGAAAGTGGCGTCGGCAAGTCGAGCCTGGCCGGCGTGCTGTTGAGCCAATTGGCTGCATCTGGCGAAGCGGTCGTGGTGTTCGACCCAAAACCCGACGAAATGCTACCCGGCGTGCTGGCGCGAATGGGCGAAAAGCATGGCTTCCCGGTCTTGGTCATTGACCTGCGGCACACGGCGAGCTTCCCCCAGATCAACCCGTTTCATTCATGCCGGCCCGACCAGGTGGAAGAGCTGCTGCAGGTGGCCCTGGAGCTCGGCAAAACGGGCGATGCCGGGGTCGATTTTTACCGGGGAGGGGATCGAGAAGCAACGTCTTGGATTGCCGAAGCCGTGGCCGCCGACCCGGCCCGGAGCATGCAAGACATCATCACGGCGGCTGGCGCCGATGAATTAGTGACTGAAAAAGAAAATCTCTGGCGCGAGCTCAGGCAGCTCGGGCGGGTGAAGGCGTTCGCGACCCGCGAGCAGGGCATCGACCTGGCGGCGCTGCTGGAAGAAGATGGCGGGGTCGTTTTGTATGTCATGGGCAGCACGACCAAACTTGAGGTCGCCGCCGCTCAAAAGCTGCTTTTGCAGCGCTTGTTGCAGGTGCTGGAAGACCGGCGCGACAAGTCAAAGCCGGTTTGCTTGTTTCTTGACGAACTGAAATATCTGCTGTCGCCCGCTGCCCTACGCGCCGCAGGCACCATCCGTGACCGCAATTCGCACCTGATGTTTGCGCACCAGAGCCTCGGCGATCTCGACGATTGCCCTGGCTTGAGCCCCAAGGCTGTGCGGGGCGCGATCTGGGGCAACTCGGGCATCAAGTTCGCCTACAAGATGCTCGATTCAGCGACGGCCTTGGAGCTTTCGCGGCTGGCCGGCGCACAGCGCGCCGACGTGCAGACCATGAGCAGCAGCCAGAACGACAACGGCGGGAGCACCAACACATCGTGGACGCATGCCAGCCGCGAATTCATGCCGCCACATGTGTTCAGCCACCTGCCAAAGCCCGTGGGCGACCAGGCATCAGTGGGCGTGGTGTTCGGGCTGGGGACGGCCTTCTTTCTCTCGACCCGCTGGCTCCAGGCCGGCCAGACGCCGGAGCCGTTGCGCGTCGAGAAGCCCGCCGCGCCGACGGTTTCGCTTGATGCTGAATCACATCAAGAGGAACCCGAAGCCCAGGCCGAACAGGTCGGCGCCGACAGCCTCGACGACCTTTTGAAGTGA